Genomic DNA from Falsibacillus albus:
GCATGTTTCAGGATGCAAAACACAATCTCCTTTGCTTTTTTCGATTTGGATGGTGCTGTGCTTGATGCCAAATTGGCTATATAAAAGGTTTTGTGCATGTTTCAGTACTTCTTCATGCACCCCTTCTTCTTCCATGACCAGATGACAGCTGAAGCTTTGGAATCCAGAGGTAATGCTCCACACATGCAAATCATGGATATCCTCTACCTTGTCCATTGCTAGCAGGGCTTTTCTCACTTCAGCGACATCTATCGAAGAAGGTGCTCCTTCCATCAATATATGAAGGGATTCTTTTAAAACGCGATAGCCGCTTACAAGCACCAGAATGGCCACAATGACACTCGCAATCGGATCCGCAATGCCCCAGTTCAAAAAATAAATCAGTATGGCTGCCACTATAGCCCCCACTGAGCCCATCAAATCTCCAAGGACGTGCAGAAATGCACTTTTTACATTTAAATTTTCCTCTTTTTCACCTTTCATCAATATCCATGCAACAATGATATTGATGATCAGCCCAATTATTGCAATCAACAGCATACCTTTGCTCTGTACTTCCGGTGGATTAAAGAACCGATGAATGGCTTCATAAATGATCATTAAGGAGATCATTGCCAATGCAGCACCATTGATGAGCGCCGCAATGATTTCAAATCGCTTGTATCCATACGTTTTCGAATCCGTGCTTTGGCGTTCTCCCAACTTCATCGCAAAAAAACTAAGCCCTAGTGATGCAGAATCCGATAACATATGCCCTGCATCCGAAAGCAACGCCAAGCTATTTGTCACCCATCCGCCGAT
This window encodes:
- a CDS encoding cation diffusion facilitator family transporter — protein: MGHNHNHSHGHHHTNNKKVLFISFLLITSFMIIEAIGGWVTNSLALLSDAGHMLSDSASLGLSFFAMKLGERQSTDSKTYGYKRFEIIAALINGAALAMISLMIIYEAIHRFFNPPEVQSKGMLLIAIIGLIINIIVAWILMKGEKEENLNVKSAFLHVLGDLMGSVGAIVAAILIYFLNWGIADPIASVIVAILVLVSGYRVLKESLHILMEGAPSSIDVAEVRKALLAMDKVEDIHDLHVWSITSGFQSFSCHLVMEEEGVHEEVLKHAQNLLYSQFGIKHSTIQIEKSKGDCVLHPETCN